In Polaribacter pacificus, the genomic window TACACCTGTAACTTCTGTTTGGTATTGTCCGATAAGCAGCCCAACATTGTCAAAGTCTTCAGCATATTTTAAAGGGGCAATTTCTTCAATACAATTTGTGATGTCTTTTATAGTCATTGGTTAACTTTATTGAGTTTAGTGTTTAAGCGTTTGTCTCTTTTTAAAGCACAAAACCCAAAGTTAAGATTTTTAATGATTTTAGAACTTTCTACTTCTTTGTTTTTTTTAAGGAGCTTCTGTTTATTCTTTGGTTTCATTTTTGATGGATTTTTAAGTTTGATTGATATTATTTGTTGGGATGTATATGGAATCGTATTTTCGTAGCTTTATGGTTTACCTTTAGCCGATGAAATTGATTCGAATATTAGTCTTTCCTATTGCATTGATTTACGATGTTGTTACGCGCATTCGGAATCTTTTTTTTGATCTAGGCGTGTTTTCATCCACATCGTTTCAGATACCAATTATTGCCGTTGGTAATTTAAGTGTTGGAGGTACAGGGAAAACACCACAAATAGAATATCTAATCCGTTTGTTGAGTAAAAAGTATCAGCTAGCAGTTTTAAGCAGAGGCTATGGAAGATCTACAAAAGGGTATCTAAAAATAAATCAAAACAATACTTCTAAAGAGGTAGGGGATGAGCCCCTGCAGTTTTATAGAAAGTTTAAACAGATAACTGTTGCTGTTGATGAACAACGAGTACGCGGAGTTCAAACGCTTTTAGCCCAGGAGAACCCACCAAATCTTATTTTGTTAGATGATGCATTTCAGCATCGAAAAATTACCGCGGGTTTCTATTTGTTATTGACCAAATACGATGAGCTTTTTGTGGATGATTTTTTACTGCCTACAGGAGGCTTAAGAGAAAGTGCTCGTGGAGCAAAAAGAGCCCATGCTGTGGTTGTTAGCAAATGTCCAGCAAACCTTAGTAAAGCATCACAAGATCAGGTGATTCAAAAAATCAGAAAGTATTTTAAAGGCCCCGTTTTTTTTAGTGGAATCTCGTATGCAGAAGAAGTACAAAATAGCAAGCAAGAATCTATTGGTATTGAAGCATTGAAGGATTTTGAAGTGATTTTGGTCACGGGCATTGCCAAGCCAGCTCCCTTGGTTCAGTTTTTAAAAGAACAAGAAATACGTTTTCAGCACCTAAAATTTAAAGATCATCATGAGTTTACTACTCAGGATCTACAGCTAATTAAAGAAACGTTTTTGGAGGTTACATCAGCAAAAAAAATCATCCTAACCACAGAAAAAGATTTTGTGCGCTTGTCAGATGAGTTGGATGCATTGTATTATATAGAAATCACAACAAAATTAATAGACAAAGAACAAGATTTTGACAAGCTGTTTTTATCCTATCTGTCTAAGTCTTTATAGTTTTTTAAAATACAAGCTTTTGATGATTCCATCGGCAAGTCCGATTTTTGGAACAAATATTTTTCTAGCTCCACTCCATTTCATTGCAGATAGGTAAATTTTTGTAGCCGGAATAATTACATCGGCTCGGTCTGGGTTTAAACTCAATTCAGAAATTCTGTCAGCGTAACTCATGTTCTTTAAGAACTGGTATTGAGCGTTTAAGTAAATATAAGAAATGGGTTTACCAAGTGTGCGTCCAGACATTTTAAACAGCTTATTAATGTTTCCTCCAGAGCCAATTAGTGCTAATTTTTTTAGGTGCTTTGTGTTGTCTTCAATCCATTTCTGAACCTCTTTGAAGATTATTTTATTCTCAGCTTTGGAATTGTTAATAAGACGTACAGTCCCCATTTTAAAAGACTTAGAATTGATGATTCTTCCTTTAGAGAAGATGGTGAATTCTGTACTACCTCCACCAACATCAACATATAAATATGAGGCATCTCCTTCTATCAATTGACTTAAATCAGTAGAAGATATAATGGCGGCTTCTTTTTTACCACCGATGATATCAATTTTTACACCTGTTTGTTCTAAAATTTTTTCTGCTATTTCTTTTCCGTTTGTTGCTTCACGCATGGCTGATGTAGCACAGGCTTTGTACTTCTCTACATTGTTAATATCCATCAACAATTTAAAGGCCTCCATGGCATTGATCATTCGTTGAGTATTCTCTTCAGAAATAACCCCAGAAACAAATGCATCTGCCCCCAAACGAATAGGAACTCTAACCAAAGATGATTTTCTAAATTGTGTTTCTTTTCCGGTTTCCTCTATCACATTGGCTATTAACAAACGTATTGCGTTTGATCCAATATCAATAGCAGCATATTTTTTTATTTCTAACAAAGCGTACTTTTTATTTGTGATTTTTTGGGAATTCAATCAAAACAGTTTTTCCTTTTTTGATGCTTTTCCAATGTTTATTTTCAAACTGTATTCCGATGATTCCACAAGTAGGAACATGTGCTATAGGTTTGTCTCCAAACTTGTTTACAAAGGTGTTAATACCATGATCATGGCTAAATATAATAGCTGAATCAAAATTGTCATCCAGCGCTTTAATAGTTTTTACCAAATAGCCATCACTAAAGTTATACAATTGTTTTTTAATGTATAAATTAGATAAAGGATATCCAAAATTATGGCAAAAAATTATGGCAGTATGCAAGGCTCTATTAGCGCTGCTAGACACAAAAACGTCAGGTTTTTTAATGGTCTCAGATAAGTAATTAGACATCAAGTGGGCATCATTGATTCCTCTTTCTTTAAGAGGTCTATCAATATCTTCTACGCTTTTGTACTCCCAAGATGATTTTGCGTGTCTAACGATATAAAGTGTCTTCATTCAATTTTTTATTCAAAAGTAAATATAGAAATTAAGGAGCTAATCTTTCTATTTTCCAAGAAAAATCTTTTTGGAGTGTATATCTAATTCTATCGTGCATTCGGTTGGGTCTTCCTTGCCAAAATTCAATAGAAACAGGTTTCACTAAAAAACCACCCCAATGTGGAGGTCTAGGAATTTCTTTTTGATTGTATTTTTTTTGGTAAGAAGCCAATTCATTGTCCAAAGCTTCTCTTGAGTCAACTACTTGGCTTTGTTTTGAAGCCCAGGCTCCTAATTTACTACCGTCAGGTCTGCTTTCAAAATAGCCGTCAGATAAATTTTCTGCTAATTTTTCTGCATTTCCTTTGATGATAATTTGCTGTTCTAAGCCCGGCCAAAAAAATGAAAGACAAATATGACTATTGGCAAGAATTGCTTTTCCTTTCTCTGACTTGTAATTGGTGTAAAAAATAAAGCCTTCCCAGGTGTATTTTTTTAACAAAACAACCCTGCTTTTAGGGTAACCATCAAGTCCAATAGCGCTTACAGTCATTGCATTAGACTCATCAACACGCTCATCTTCATCAGCTGTTAGAAACCAACGTTGGAAAAGTTCCATAGGGTTTTCCGGACAGTTGCTTTCTAGCAGTTCTTGCTTTTCGTAAGATTTACGATGATTACTTAAATCATGTGCCATTGTATCAGTTTAAAACTGATGTAAAAATAATAGTTTTTACAGAAGAAAAGCTATTTACTGAGGTAAAATATCAGGTAAATCCTCACAATAAAAACCATTCTCCATCACTACTTTTTTTAGTTCTTCTTCATTTAAATGATCATCAGCTTCTATTCGCAATACATTGTCTATGTCTTCGATATCAATCGACCAGTTATAGATAATAGGATGATTGTTAAAAATGGGCTTTATTTTTTTTACCTTTTTCTTTGTTTTAATATCTGTTCTAAGGATTAGGAGTTTCATTTAAAACGTTTTTTTTAGTTTAATCAATTGATCCTTCTAACTTGGTGCTGTCTGGGTTGTTTATTTTTTCTATATACTCTTCATATGCAGCTTCTCCTTCTTCTTTCCAATACGCATCATACAGTTCCCATTTAGAAAAGTCTTTATTGGAGGATTTTCCTTTTTTGTGATGTTTGTCCATTTTACAATTGCCATTGTCTTTATCTCCGCCAATTCCTCCAAAAAGAATTTTTGCTAAGATCAATAACCCTATGGCTTGCCAATAAGAAATGGTCGTTAATCCGAAGATATCTGGCATTAACCAATTCCATAAATATTGAAACACAAGTCCAAATAATGCAATAAATGCTGTGATTAAGATCCCGAAAAACAAGACCCAAAGCACTACAATAACTGGGTTTTTACTTCTTAATTTGTGTTTAAAATAATTTTTCATTTTTAAAAATTTTAATTGCTGTTTTATTTTTTATTCTTTAATTGTTGATATAGTAATGAAATTGCTCTGTGTCTTCTAGAGAGCAACGTACCTATCGGAATTCCTGTTTCTTGAGAGATTTCGGCATAGCTATACCCTTCTACGTCTATTGCTAAAATAATTTCACGGTATTGTGGTTTTAACTTAAAAATTGCTTTTTTTAATTCTGTTACCAGTTTGTCAGAGGAATCCTGCTCTGTATTATCATAAAAATTTTCTGCAAAATCAGCTAATTGCTCTTCAAAAGCCTCATCCATATTTTTTGTTTTTCTGTCTTTTCTTAAGCTATCGATAATTTTATTTTTTATCGAGTAATAGACAAAGCCAGCTACATTATTTATGGGTAAAACATTTTTCCGTGAAAATATTTTTAAGGCGACATCTTGAATGATATCTTCTGCATCTCTATCAGCATCGTTTTCAATCTTAGAGTGAACATAAGCTTTAAGGTTATGGTACTCTGAGGTAAAGAATGCTTTTAGTTGTTTTTCGTTTTCTGTTTCTGATGCCATTCAAGTCCCTTTTAAATAGGTCTTCATATATAAAGACGAGCTAATCGGTATTTATTGCATTTTTTTTTTGAAGTTTTTTAAAAACTGCTGTTTAAATGCTTAGCCACAGATACGCCCATGCTTGCGCAGGCTTGTAATAGATAGCCGCCTGTTGGCGCATCCCAATCTACCATCTCGCCAATACAATACTGATTGGGCAGTTGTTTTATTTCAAAGTTAGAGGTGATTTCAGCTAGCTTGACTCCACCAACGGTAGAAATGGCTTCGTCGATAGCAGCTGTGTTGGTTATTTGCAAAGGAAGGTTTTTTATGGCTTTTGCCAGAGTGTCCAAGTTTAAATAATCGTCTTTTGATAATTGAGTTTTAAGAAGATTAATCTGCGGGCTGCTTAGCTTAAGCTCCTTTTTTAAAGTAGCTGTGGTATTTTTTTGAGTGGATGATTTAATTTTGGTGAGTAGCTGTTCTTTAGATAGCGTCGGTTTAAAATCGAGAAAAATTTTAGCTGTTGCATGGTCTTTTAATTGTTCTCTAATTTGAGGACTCAAAGCGTAGATTGCATTTCCTTCTAAGCCAAATTTGGTAATGACAGCTTCCCCTTTTTGGGTTGCTTTTTGACAAGAGATTGCGATGTTTTTTAAGGGCTTCCCTTCGTTCTCTTTAATAAATTGATCTGTCCATGGTATTTGAAAGGCACAGTTAGAAGCCTTGAAAGGACTGCTTATAATCCCTTTTTTAGTGAAGACGTTTAGCCAGTTTCCATCAGAGCCAGTGATCTTCCAGCTACCACCTCCCAAAGAAAAAATAGTATAATCTGCCTGGTTACTTTTGTTGTTGATTATTGGTTGCATATAGACATCCCAACCAGAAAATACCTGCTCGTATTTAATAGTGACAGCGTTTTTTTTGAGTTGTTTTAAGATGGCGTTCAACACCTCAATGGGTTTGATCCCCTCTACTGGGTAAACTCGTTTGCTGCTGCCAATATACGTGGGGATACCAATTGTGTTTAGCCAGTTTCTAAAATCAGTATTGGTAAAACCCTTTAACGAAGCTTCTAAAAATTTAGAAGGTGTATACCGATTGATCATTTGTGAGATCGGCTCTGAGTGTGTTAGGTTAAAACCACCTTTTCCAGCAACAAGAAATTTTCTGCCAGCAGTTTTATTTTTTTCGTAAACAGTAATGTTAAATTTTTCAGAATCTAAAAAAGCGGCCAATAAAAGTCCTGAAGGTCCTCCTCCAATAATAGAAACTGTTTTTTTCATATTGAGAGTTTTGCTACTTCTGAATCTGAAATTGAGGTTTTAAATCCTTTCTAAAAGCGATTGAAAATGTTTCAATTTACCGTGCTTTTTTAACAGCTATTTTTTGATAATTTTTTCAAAGATAGGCATGATAAAAGGCTTTGCTAAGTAAGAACTAAATCCATTGGCTAAGCATTTATTTTCCCAATCTTGTCCAAAATAGTTTGTGTGTGCAATGTAGATTGTTTCCTCTGGTAAATTTTTTTCTTTTATTTTTTTTAAAACACCAAAACCATCTATGTCAGAATCATTTAGGTTTATGTCTATTAAAAATATATCGTAGCTGTTTTTGTCTAATAAACTGAAAAATTCTGTTGTAGTTTCTACAGCGTCGATTTCGTATTTGCCATCAACTATTTTGCTAACAGTTAGTCTGCTAATCGCATCATCATCAAGATATAGTATTCTCATTTTAAAATTTAGGTTAGGGGATAATGTTGTAAAGATATAACCTTTTGTTGTGTTATTGGTTTATTAACGCTTCATTGTTAATAATAAATTATTGTTTTTTGAATAAATACAATCCTAAAAAGGTCAATGCACCATTTAGCACCAATACAAAGAACCCAAAATCGAAACCAAGTTTTTCTACGCTGTAAAAACTAATTAGGTAGGTAAAGATAGGGGCAATTAAGCAAATAAAGGGCACTGCTTTGTCTTTTACATTTAGCTTGGTAAACAAACCAAAAGCATATAAGCCCAATAAAGGGCCGTAGGTGTAGCCCGCAAAGGTAAAAATCTTTGCAATGACGCTGGCATCAGCGATAAAATATTTGAAAATTAAAATGGTTGCAATTAAAATAAACGAAAATAAAATATGAATCTTTTTTCTTGTTTTTTCTTGATCTGCTACAGATTTCTTTTTGTCGATTTCTAAAATGTCTATACTAAAAGAAGTGGTTAATGAAGTAAGTGCTGAGTCTGCACTAGAGTATGCGGCAGCAATTAATCCCAAAATAAAAAATAGGGCAGTGGCCGTGCCTAAACTTCCTTGAGTTGCAATTATAGGGAACAACTCATCCTTATGTGCATCTATGCCGTTTTGTTGTGCAAAATCAGTAAGTAAAACTCCTAAGGCCAAGAAAAATAAATTTACAATCACCAAGACGATGGTAAACCAAAATATGTTTTTTTGCGCATCTTTTAAATTGCGACAGGTAAGGTTCTTTTGCATCATATCTTGATCAAGACCCGTCATTACTACAGCGATAAAAGCGCCTGATAAAAACTGTTTCCAAAAGTAGTTTCCGGCTTTAGGATCATCAAAAAAGAAGGTTTTAGAGAGGTCGCTCTCGGCTACATAATTAAAAACATTGTCTATTTGCATGGAGTCAGATATGGTATAAATACACACACCAACAGCAATAAGCATAAACAAGGTTTGCAGGGTGTCCGTCCAAACAATGGTTTTTATTCCGCCTTTAAAAGTGTACAGCCAAATAAGTAAAATAGTAATAGAAACGGTTACCCAAAACGGTACACCATAGGCATCAAATAAAATTAGTTGTAATACATTGGCCACTAAAAACAAACGAAAGGCAGCGCCAACAGTTCTTGATAGTAAAAAGAAACTAGCTCCAGTTTTATAAGAATAGTATCCAAATCGATCTTCTAAATAGCTGTAGATAGAAGTAAGGTTTAGTCGGTAATACAAGGGTAATAAAACCAAACCAATAACTGCGTATCCTACTACATAGCCAAGCACCATTTGCATATAGCTCATGTTTTGATCTTCTATCCAGCCAGGGACCGAGATAAAGGTAACTCCAGAAAGCGATGCTCCGATCATTCCAAAGGCTACCAAATACCAAGGAGATGAGTTGTTGGCTTTAAAAAATGTTTGGTTGGTGGCTAGTTTACCAGTTCTGTATGAAATAAAAATCAAAACGCTAAAATAAGCCAGTATTAAAAGGAATATATGTATTGGTTGCATGGAGAAATCTTAGTTGCTAATTATAAATTACGAAATACGAATATAAGTTTTTTAGCCTATAGATGAGTTAGAAAAGAACACAGATCTAAATCGGTGTCATTTTTTAGAATTTTCTATTCTTTTTTCTTTTGATGTTGTAAATTTGCCCTCATGGATTTTTCTTCAAAATTATTAGAGAATGCTGTAAACGAAGTGTCTCGACTGCCTGGAATAGGTAAGCGTACAGCTCTGCGTTTGGTGCTGTATTTATTAAGACAGCCCGCTGAGCATACACAGTATTTATCTGAAGCCCTGTTGCATTTTAGAAATGATGTTAAGACCTGTGAAAACTGTCATAATATTTCTGATACTACCTTGTGTGAAATTTGCAACAACTCAAAAAGAAATCCAGAAATTGTTTGTGTGGTAGAAGATATTCGCGATGTGATGGCCATAGAAAGTACAGCACAGTTTAATGGGGTGTACCATGTTTTAGGAGGGAAGATTTCTCCGATAGAAGGAATAGGTCCTCAAAAATTACAGATAGATTCATTGGTAGAGAAAGTAGAAAAAGGCGTGGTAAAAGAAATCATTTTTGCCCTGAGTTCTACCATGGAAGGTGATACCACTAATTTTTACATTTTTAAGCAAATAGAGAAGTACAAGTTAATTACATCGACCATTGCTCGCGGTATTTCTGTAGGTGATGAACTTGAGTACGCAGATGAGGTAACGCTTGGAAGATCTATCGTAAATAGGATTCCGTTTGAACAGTCTATAAAAAGTTAGATTTTCTTTTCCTTATCCCAATTTTTATGAGCTCTAATTCTTTTGTAGAGTCTAATGGCTAGCATTAAGAGTACTCCAAACAAAATAATTCCGACCAAGCCCCAGATCCAATTAATGGCACTTTTTAGGGTCACTAAAAATACGATGGCAAAGAGTAAAATTGTGGCAACCTCATTCCAGACGCGCAATTTAAAAGAAGAATATTTTATGATGTCCTTTTGCAATTGACTGTAAATCTTTTGACAGCTGGCATGATATATATATAAAACAGCAACAAAGGTTAATTTAATATGCATCCAAGGCATGCTTAAATATGCTGGGTTTTTATACAACATCCAAAAAGCAAAGATACTAGCAAGTACCGCAGAAGGCCAGGTAATAATATACCAAAGGCGTTTGGCCATTAATTTGTATTGAGTTTGCAGTATTTCTTTTGCTGGTTCTTCTTTGTCTTCGGCCTCTACATGGTAAATAAACAATCGAATGATGTAAAACAAACCTGCAAACCAGGTAACTACAAAAATAATATGCAGTGCTTTTACGTATAAAAAATCCATAGTCGTATTGGTTATTTGTAAGTTCTTCTAAATTAAAATTATCTAACAATCTTAAGCGCTAAATTAACACTTGATTTTACTAGTCCATTACTACATTAACATACCAGCTAGTATCAAAGATACAGAATTGTCTATTGAACTTTAGCTTTTTTTATTGTTTTGCCCAAGCGTCAATCCAAGTATTCATCACTTCTACCCAGTCATCATTGTCATTCATGCAAGGGATGTGCTTATAATCGGTTCCACCACCTTCTAAAAACTGTTCTTTTCCTTCCATGGCAATTTCTTCGAGTGTTTCTAAACAATCAGAAACAAAGGCAGGAGTAATTACGGCTAATTTCTTTTTACCTTCTTCTTTTGGGAGTCTGTCAAATTCAAAGTCGGTGTAGGGTTTTAACCAAGGATCTTTAAGTAAACGAGATTGGAAAGAGTTGCTATACATTCCTTCTTTTAACCCAAGTTCTTTTACGATGGCTTTGGTTGTTTCAAAACATTGATGACGATAGCAAGTTTTATGTGCAATCGAAGCAGTTTCACAACAGCTTCCGTCAATTTTACAATGACTCTTTGTTGTATCTGATTTTAAAATATGCCTTTCTGGGATTCCGTGGTATGAAAAGAGTATATGATCGTGTTCAAAACCTGCCAAATGCTTTTTAATATTAGCACTCATGGCTTTGATATACAAAGGATCATTGTAAAAAGAGTCAATAGCGCTTGTCTTCATATTTGGATACAGCTTTTTTCTCACTTCTTCTGCTTTAACCAAAACAGTTTCTGTAGAGGACATGGCGAAATGTGGATATAAAGGCACAATAAACACATCATCAACTCCTTGATCGGCTAATTCTTTAAAACCTTTTTCTATACTCATAGACCCATAACGCATACCTAGAGCGATGGGCATTTTTGTATTGGCTGCTACTTTTTTTGCAAATCGCTCAGAAATCACCACTAATGGAGAGCCTTCTTTCCACCAAATTTTAGCATAGGCCGCTGCTGATTTTTTTGGTCTTACATTTAAAATAATCCCCTTAATTAATAACCAACGTTTCCAGTACGGGATGTCAATAACACGCTCGTCCATTAAAAATTCGTCTAAATAGGTGCGTACATCAGAAACCTTTGTACTGTCTGGTGATCCTAAGTTGATGAGTAAAACTCCTTTCATAATTTGTGCTGTATTTGTTTGTGCTCTTTTATTTTTTAGC contains:
- a CDS encoding NAD(P)/FAD-dependent oxidoreductase; translated protein: MKKTVSIIGGGPSGLLLAAFLDSEKFNITVYEKNKTAGRKFLVAGKGGFNLTHSEPISQMINRYTPSKFLEASLKGFTNTDFRNWLNTIGIPTYIGSSKRVYPVEGIKPIEVLNAILKQLKKNAVTIKYEQVFSGWDVYMQPIINNKSNQADYTIFSLGGGSWKITGSDGNWLNVFTKKGIISSPFKASNCAFQIPWTDQFIKENEGKPLKNIAISCQKATQKGEAVITKFGLEGNAIYALSPQIREQLKDHATAKIFLDFKPTLSKEQLLTKIKSSTQKNTTATLKKELKLSSPQINLLKTQLSKDDYLNLDTLAKAIKNLPLQITNTAAIDEAISTVGGVKLAEITSNFEIKQLPNQYCIGEMVDWDAPTGGYLLQACASMGVSVAKHLNSSF
- a CDS encoding sodium:solute symporter; amino-acid sequence: MQPIHIFLLILAYFSVLIFISYRTGKLATNQTFFKANNSSPWYLVAFGMIGASLSGVTFISVPGWIEDQNMSYMQMVLGYVVGYAVIGLVLLPLYYRLNLTSIYSYLEDRFGYYSYKTGASFFLLSRTVGAAFRLFLVANVLQLILFDAYGVPFWVTVSITILLIWLYTFKGGIKTIVWTDTLQTLFMLIAVGVCIYTISDSMQIDNVFNYVAESDLSKTFFFDDPKAGNYFWKQFLSGAFIAVVMTGLDQDMMQKNLTCRNLKDAQKNIFWFTIVLVIVNLFFLALGVLLTDFAQQNGIDAHKDELFPIIATQGSLGTATALFFILGLIAAAYSSADSALTSLTTSFSIDILEIDKKKSVADQEKTRKKIHILFSFILIATILIFKYFIADASVIAKIFTFAGYTYGPLLGLYAFGLFTKLNVKDKAVPFICLIAPIFTYLISFYSVEKLGFDFGFFVLVLNGALTFLGLYLFKKQ
- a CDS encoding RNA polymerase sigma factor, yielding MASETENEKQLKAFFTSEYHNLKAYVHSKIENDADRDAEDIIQDVALKIFSRKNVLPINNVAGFVYYSIKNKIIDSLRKDRKTKNMDEAFEEQLADFAENFYDNTEQDSSDKLVTELKKAIFKLKPQYREIILAIDVEGYSYAEISQETGIPIGTLLSRRHRAISLLYQQLKNKK
- a CDS encoding CopD family protein; protein product: MDFLYVKALHIIFVVTWFAGLFYIIRLFIYHVEAEDKEEPAKEILQTQYKLMAKRLWYIITWPSAVLASIFAFWMLYKNPAYLSMPWMHIKLTFVAVLYIYHASCQKIYSQLQKDIIKYSSFKLRVWNEVATILLFAIVFLVTLKSAINWIWGLVGIILFGVLLMLAIRLYKRIRAHKNWDKEKKI
- the hemH gene encoding ferrochelatase, with the translated sequence MKGVLLINLGSPDSTKVSDVRTYLDEFLMDERVIDIPYWKRWLLIKGIILNVRPKKSAAAYAKIWWKEGSPLVVISERFAKKVAANTKMPIALGMRYGSMSIEKGFKELADQGVDDVFIVPLYPHFAMSSTETVLVKAEEVRKKLYPNMKTSAIDSFYNDPLYIKAMSANIKKHLAGFEHDHILFSYHGIPERHILKSDTTKSHCKIDGSCCETASIAHKTCYRHQCFETTKAIVKELGLKEGMYSNSFQSRLLKDPWLKPYTDFEFDRLPKEEGKKKLAVITPAFVSDCLETLEEIAMEGKEQFLEGGGTDYKHIPCMNDNDDWVEVMNTWIDAWAKQ
- the pdxH gene encoding pyridoxamine 5'-phosphate oxidase, with amino-acid sequence MAHDLSNHRKSYEKQELLESNCPENPMELFQRWFLTADEDERVDESNAMTVSAIGLDGYPKSRVVLLKKYTWEGFIFYTNYKSEKGKAILANSHICLSFFWPGLEQQIIIKGNAEKLAENLSDGYFESRPDGSKLGAWASKQSQVVDSREALDNELASYQKKYNQKEIPRPPHWGGFLVKPVSIEFWQGRPNRMHDRIRYTLQKDFSWKIERLAP
- the lpxK gene encoding tetraacyldisaccharide 4'-kinase, with the translated sequence MKLIRILVFPIALIYDVVTRIRNLFFDLGVFSSTSFQIPIIAVGNLSVGGTGKTPQIEYLIRLLSKKYQLAVLSRGYGRSTKGYLKINQNNTSKEVGDEPLQFYRKFKQITVAVDEQRVRGVQTLLAQENPPNLILLDDAFQHRKITAGFYLLLTKYDELFVDDFLLPTGGLRESARGAKRAHAVVVSKCPANLSKASQDQVIQKIRKYFKGPVFFSGISYAEEVQNSKQESIGIEALKDFEVILVTGIAKPAPLVQFLKEQEIRFQHLKFKDHHEFTTQDLQLIKETFLEVTSAKKIILTTEKDFVRLSDELDALYYIEITTKLIDKEQDFDKLFLSYLSKSL
- a CDS encoding SixA phosphatase family protein, producing the protein MKTLYIVRHAKSSWEYKSVEDIDRPLKERGINDAHLMSNYLSETIKKPDVFVSSSANRALHTAIIFCHNFGYPLSNLYIKKQLYNFSDGYLVKTIKALDDNFDSAIIFSHDHGINTFVNKFGDKPIAHVPTCGIIGIQFENKHWKSIKKGKTVLIEFPKNHK
- a CDS encoding response regulator, with protein sequence MRILYLDDDAISRLTVSKIVDGKYEIDAVETTTEFFSLLDKNSYDIFLIDINLNDSDIDGFGVLKKIKEKNLPEETIYIAHTNYFGQDWENKCLANGFSSYLAKPFIMPIFEKIIKK
- a CDS encoding Ppx/GppA phosphatase family protein, translating into MLEIKKYAAIDIGSNAIRLLIANVIEETGKETQFRKSSLVRVPIRLGADAFVSGVISEENTQRMINAMEAFKLLMDINNVEKYKACATSAMREATNGKEIAEKILEQTGVKIDIIGGKKEAAIISSTDLSQLIEGDASYLYVDVGGGSTEFTIFSKGRIINSKSFKMGTVRLINNSKAENKIIFKEVQKWIEDNTKHLKKLALIGSGGNINKLFKMSGRTLGKPISYIYLNAQYQFLKNMSYADRISELSLNPDRADVIIPATKIYLSAMKWSGARKIFVPKIGLADGIIKSLYFKKL
- the recR gene encoding recombination mediator RecR, whose amino-acid sequence is MDFSSKLLENAVNEVSRLPGIGKRTALRLVLYLLRQPAEHTQYLSEALLHFRNDVKTCENCHNISDTTLCEICNNSKRNPEIVCVVEDIRDVMAIESTAQFNGVYHVLGGKISPIEGIGPQKLQIDSLVEKVEKGVVKEIIFALSSTMEGDTTNFYIFKQIEKYKLITSTIARGISVGDELEYADEVTLGRSIVNRIPFEQSIKS